The Syntrophorhabdaceae bacterium DNA window GAATAGGGGGTCATATCCGAAGCCCCTGTCCCCTTGCTTCTCCAGGGTTATAATGCCGTTCAGGGCGCCATAGAAAATATAGCTCACTTCCCGCTCCGGGAGGTAATAGGCGAGATAAGCCTTGAATACGGCGCCCCTTTTCCCCCATTCAACCCCCTCCATTTCCGAAAGGAGCCTGTCGACCCTTTCTTCGTCCGTATTTCCGTAACGGGCGGAGAGGACGCCCGGACGGCCTCCGAGGGCGTCGACCTCGAGCCCCGAATCGTCTGCCAGGGTCTCCATGGCAAAGCGGTCCCCAATTTTTCGCGCCTTCTTTATCACGTTCTC harbors:
- the rdgB gene encoding RdgB/HAM1 family non-canonical purine NTP pyrophosphatase, encoding MKSLIIATGNRGKYLEIAHFLAGEFDRFYSLNDFDEKVAIEEDSLLYTENVIKKARKIGDRFAMETLADDSGLEVDALGGRPGVLSARYGNTDEERVDRLLSEMEGVEWGKRGAVFKAYLAYYLPEREVSYIFYGALNGIITLEKQGDRGFGYDPLFYVPQFDKTMAELSVEEKNAVSHRGQALLSFRNFLNLKFYKDSVISHL